One genomic segment of Kocuria rhizophila DC2201 includes these proteins:
- a CDS encoding MFS transporter has product MSVDTQQHVPTGQLPVVVEHSRSGPAHSAGPERLVTPTFVVAWVVNFLQYLTFYMLVTTMALYAVKSFAASDAVGGFASSAFVVGATLARLVSGYLVDALGRRRMLLIALVVVAVACALYLPAGSLPVLIAVRMVHGFGYAFASTAVMTIAQSVIPDSRRGEGTGYFALGTTLATAIGPALGLFLVGSLDYTWLFWTTLVTAVLGLVLGIFLREPLAHQEAKAERSKFSLSDIAHPSVLPIGSFMLVVGVCYAGVITYLNAYAEDRGVTTGAALFFVAYAVAMLIMRLVLGKVQDQRGDNVVVYLGLICFAVALGILAVANQDWQVVVAGAMTGLGYGTLMPAAQAIAVNAVPAHKLGTGISTLLLLMDVGVGIGPVILGLLLSATGFGTMYTLLAVLVVVAALLYHAVHGRHPHAKRGRLAVD; this is encoded by the coding sequence GTGTCCGTCGACACCCAGCAGCACGTACCCACCGGCCAGCTGCCCGTGGTCGTGGAGCACAGCAGGTCCGGCCCGGCGCACTCCGCGGGGCCCGAGCGGCTGGTCACGCCCACGTTCGTGGTGGCGTGGGTGGTCAACTTCCTGCAGTACCTGACCTTCTACATGCTGGTCACCACCATGGCACTGTACGCAGTGAAGAGCTTCGCGGCGTCGGACGCGGTGGGCGGCTTCGCGTCCAGCGCGTTCGTGGTGGGTGCCACCCTGGCGCGGCTGGTCTCCGGCTACCTGGTGGACGCGCTGGGGCGGCGCCGGATGCTGCTGATCGCCCTGGTGGTCGTGGCGGTGGCGTGCGCGCTGTACCTGCCCGCGGGATCGCTGCCGGTGCTGATCGCGGTGCGCATGGTCCACGGCTTCGGCTACGCGTTCGCGAGCACCGCCGTGATGACGATCGCGCAGTCCGTGATCCCGGACTCCCGCCGTGGCGAGGGCACCGGGTACTTCGCACTGGGCACCACGCTGGCGACGGCGATCGGGCCCGCCCTGGGGCTGTTCCTGGTGGGCTCGCTGGACTACACGTGGCTGTTCTGGACCACGCTGGTCACTGCGGTGCTCGGCCTGGTGCTGGGCATCTTCCTGCGGGAGCCGCTGGCGCACCAGGAGGCGAAGGCGGAACGCTCGAAGTTCTCGCTGAGCGACATCGCGCACCCGTCCGTGCTGCCCATCGGCTCCTTCATGCTGGTGGTGGGCGTCTGCTACGCGGGCGTGATCACCTACCTCAACGCCTATGCCGAGGACCGCGGAGTCACCACCGGCGCGGCCCTGTTCTTCGTGGCGTACGCCGTGGCCATGCTGATCATGCGCCTAGTGCTGGGCAAGGTGCAGGACCAGCGCGGCGACAACGTAGTGGTCTACCTGGGCCTCATCTGCTTCGCGGTGGCCCTGGGCATCCTGGCCGTGGCGAACCAGGACTGGCAGGTGGTCGTGGCCGGCGCCATGACTGGTCTGGGCTACGGCACGCTCATGCCAGCCGCGCAGGCCATCGCCGTGAACGCGGTGCCCGCCCACAAGCTGGGCACCGGCATCTCCACCCTGCTGCTGCTCATGGACGTGGGCGTGGGCATCGGCCCCGTGATCCTGGGCCTGCTGCTCTCCGCCACCGGGTTCGGCACCATGTACACGTTGCTGGCGGTGCTGGTGGTCGTG
- a CDS encoding MarR family winged helix-turn-helix transcriptional regulator produces the protein MQSEDSVSELVYEHMLLSRYALQGAPPQSRTEALDRSSTVLLARLQAGGPMSVAELAQSFGLDISTVHRQVAAAMKSGLIERIKDPEGGVARKHRPTEEGLRRLEEEFHARRESFERFTRDWSAEDVATLAHLTRRFNESVEASLGHSWPRDYPTES, from the coding sequence GTGCAGAGCGAGGATTCCGTGAGCGAGCTGGTCTACGAGCACATGCTGCTCTCCCGATACGCCCTCCAGGGCGCGCCCCCGCAGTCACGCACCGAGGCGCTGGACCGCAGCTCCACCGTGCTCCTCGCCCGCCTGCAGGCCGGCGGCCCCATGAGCGTGGCCGAGCTCGCGCAGTCCTTCGGCCTGGACATCTCCACCGTCCACCGCCAGGTGGCCGCCGCCATGAAGAGCGGGCTGATTGAGCGCATCAAGGACCCCGAGGGCGGCGTGGCCCGCAAGCACCGCCCCACCGAGGAGGGCCTGCGCCGCCTCGAGGAGGAGTTCCACGCCCGCCGGGAGTCCTTCGAGCGCTTCACGCGGGACTGGTCCGCGGAGGACGTCGCCACCCTGGCCCACCTCACCCGCCGCTTCAACGAGAGCGTGGAGGCGAGCCTCGGCCACAGCTGGCCGCGCGACTACCCCACCGAGTCCTAG